From the genome of Cryptococcus tetragattii IND107 chromosome 8, whole genome shotgun sequence, one region includes:
- a CDS encoding ATP-dependent RNA helicase DBP5 → MSDAQAPPASTSWADMVDEDEKQKQGQNMNSQDDGRGEAATETIAPVPAPAPPSAPVSNNSNNDGWGEPAPSAPADNGWGEAGASNGGNGANDNDGWFDAPVPPSSRPPKKEASDIQLQDDTEGLITSTFQVEVKLADLQGDPDSPLYSVQSFKQLNLHEDLMKGIIAAGFQKPSKIQEKALPLLLSNPPRNLIGQSQSGTGKTAAFTLNMLSRVDPTIPTPQAICIAPSRELARQIQEVVDQIGQFTQVGTFLAVPGSWSRNARIDKQILIGTPGTLVDMLMRGSRILDPRMIRVLVLDEADELIAQQGLGEQTFRIKQLLPPNIQNVLFSATFNDDVQEFADRFAPEANKIFLRKEDITVDAIRQLYLECDSEDQKYEALSALYDCLVIGQSIVFCKRKVTADHIAERLISEGHAVASLHGDKLSQERDAILDGFRNGETKVLITTNVIARGIDIPAVNMVVNYDVPDLGPGGSGPDIETYIHRIGRTGRFGRKGCSVVFTHDYRSKADVERIMNTLGKPMKRIDARSTTDIEQLEKALKLAMKGPA, encoded by the exons ATGAGCGACGCACAGGCCCCTCCTGCCTCGACCTCGTGGGCTGATatggttgatgaagatgaaaaacaaaaac AGGGACAAAATATGAACAGTCAGGACGACG GACGGGGAGAAGCTGCGACCGAGACCATTGCCCCAGTCCCTgcccctgctcctccttccgctCCGGTCAGtaacaacagcaacaacgaCGGCTGGGGTGAACCGGCTCCTAGCGCCCCTGCAGACAATGGATGGGGTGAAGCTGGAGCTTCCAATGGCGGTAATGGTGCGAACGATAATGACGGATGGTTCGATGCTCCTGTACCTCCGTCTTCTCGACCTccaaagaaggaggcttCCGACATCCAGCTCCAGGACGACACGGAAGGTTTGATTACCAGCACATTCCAGGTCGAG GTCAAACTTGCCGATCTTCAAGGTGACCCCGACTCTCCGCTTTACTCTGTCCAATCTTTCAAGCAGCTTAACCT TCACGAGGATCTCATGAAGGGTATCATTGCCGCTGGATTTCAAAAGCCTTCCAAGATTCAAGAAAAggctcttcctttgctccTCTCCAATCC TCCCCGAAACCTCATCGGGCAAAGTCAGTCCGGTACTGGTAAGACTGCTGCTTTCACCCTCAACATGTTGAGCCGAGTGGACCCTACCATCCCCACACCACAA GCCATCTGTATCGCCCCTTCCCGAGAACTTGCCCGTCAAATTCAAGAAGTTGTCGACCAAATCGGTCAATTCACCCAAGTCGGCACTTTCCTCGCCGTCCCTGGCTCTTGGTCTCGTAATGCCCGAATCGACAAGCAGATCCTTATCGGTACTCCCGGTACCCTTGTGGACATGCTGATGAGAGGTTCAAGGATTTTGGACCCTAGGATGATCAGGGTGTTGGTTCTTGACGAGGCTGATGAATTGATCGCACAACAAGGTTTGGGTGAACAGACTTTTAGGATCAAGCA GCTTCTCCCCCCCAACATCCAAAACGTCCTTTTCTCAGCTACTTTTAACGACGACGTTCAAGAGTTTGCAGACCGATTCGCCCCTGAAGCCAACAAGATTTtcttgaggaaggaggacaTTACTGTTGATGCGATCAGACAGCTCTACCTTGAATGTGACAGCGAGGACCAAAAGTACGAGGCCTTGTCTGCTCTGTACGACTGCTTGGTCATTGGACAAAGTATCGTCTTCTGCAAG CGAAAAGTCACCGCCGACCATATCGCCGAGCGTCTTATTTCCGAAGGCCATGCCGTTGCCTCTCTCCACGGTGACAAGCTCTCCCAAGAACGTGATGCTATCCTCGACGGCTTCAGGAACGGTGAGACCAAGGTTCTCATTACTACCAACGTCATTGCTCGGGGTATCGATATCCCTGCTGTGAACATGGTTGTAAACTATGACGTGCCCGACTTGGGACCTGGCGGAAGTGGTCCCGATATCGAGACCTACATCCACCGTATCG GTCGAACCGGTCGATTCGGCCGAAAGGGTTGCTCTGTCGTCTTCACTCACGACTACCGATCCAAGGCTGACGTTGAGCGAATCATGAACACTCTCGGGAAACCTATGAAGAGAATTGATGCTAGGAGCACGACGGATATCGAGCAGTTGGAGAAGGCGCTGAAGTTGGCTATGAAGGGACCGGCGTAA
- a CDS encoding tRNA (guanine(37)-N1)-methyltransferase: MLKSLCLVIRPAIVSRAQIRLPTIARLSLRQFQNQPQSVGFFTMASLGSRALALSPSATIRPPSHTGMTELDRSAFDLDVQILSAVVEPGMIGKLRSHPCLKDLVLDMPKTKPIVECPAELIPAAAQNIKGLKLLRFHLSQENELPEEAKEVLKGAKALVKEVVRLGYDNWNASEILGACLPTTKSEDIPSSFTTTGHIGHMNLRGEWLPFRYLIGQVVLDKNPSLRTIVNKLDTIHAQFRYFDMEVIAGDNDYIATVNESGCSFTFNFSNVYWNSRLHHEHERLISLFPPGCVIADVMAGVGPFAIPAAKKGCYVLGNDLNPESVKWMRENRLKNKVEPTLRVSEIDGFEFIRIAPLEVWTRPFDPAPPPKMSNRQRDREAKEARRKREQAKDAGQPVAETASMPVPSHEASIESQSVHPPKLISHFIMNLPDSAITFLPSYVGCYAPLLSEKTFVDEYGGKEEAKQKVEMPMVHCYCFTKEIETDKAEIDILQRASINLSFNLTPQVEDYNLHHVRSVAPNKDMYCLSFKLPREVAFRHNENKLSL; this comes from the exons ATGCTCAAATCGCTGTGCCTAGTCATCCGCCCAGCAATTGTTAGTAGAGCACAAATTCGGCTCCCTACCATCGCAAGATTATCGCTTCGACAATTTCAGAATCAGCCACAGTCTGTCGGATTCTTCACTATGGCATCTTTGGGATCCAGAGCACTAGCGCTGTCCCCCTCTGCGACAATTCGCCCACCGTCTCATACTGGAATGACGGAGCTCGACCGTTCGGCGTTTGACTTGGACGTTCAGATACTCTCCGCGGTAGTCGAACCGGGGATGATTGGAAAGTTGAGATCACATCCCTGTCTAAAGGA CTTGGTTTTGGATATGCCCAAGACCAAACCAATTGTGGAGTGCCCTGCTGAACTAattcctgctgctgctcaaaATATCAAGGGTCTCAAATTGCTCAGatttcatctctctcagGAAAACGAGCTGCCCGAAGAGGCGAAAGAAGTGTTGAAAGGAGCAAAGGCTTTAGTCAAGGAGGTTGTTAGATTAGGATATGACAACTGGAACGCTT CGGAGATCCTTGGAGCCTGCCTTCCTACAACAAAAAGCGAGgacatcccttcttcattcacaACAACAGGTCATATAGGTCATATGAACCTGCGTGGGGAGTGGTTACCTTTCCGATATCTCATCGGCCAAGTGGTTCTCGAT AAAAATCCGAGTTTGAGGACTATAGTTAACAAGCTGGATACCATCCATGCCCAATTCCGATACTTTGACATGGAAGTGATCGCGGGTGACAATGATTATATTGCGACGGTC AATGAGTCTGGATGTTCTTTTACCTTCAATTTTTCCAACGTATACTGGAactctcgtcttcatcatgaGCACGAGCGACTGATTAGCCTGTTCCCCCCTGGCTGTGTCATTGCAGATGTCATGGCTGGGGTTGGACCTTTCGCTATCCCTGCCGCCAAGAAGGGATGTTACGTGCTCGGAAATGACCTCAACCCTGAGAGTGTCAAATGGATGAGAGAAAATAGGCTTAAAAATAAG GTTGAACCGACATTGCGAGTGTCAGAAATTGATGGATTTGAATTCATCCGTATAGCGCCACTTGAAGTTTGGACCCGTCCTTTTGACCCTGCCCCTCCCCCCAAAATGTCTAACCGTCAACGAGATCGTGAGGCCAAAGAAGCACGACGGAAAAGGGAACAGGCAAAAGATGCTGGCCAACCGGTCGCAGAGACTGCCTCTATGCCAGTTCCCTCTCACGAAGCCTCTATCGAGTCCCAGTCGGTCCATCCTCCGAAGTTAATTTCCCACTTCATTATGAATCTCCCCGATTCTGCGatcaccttcctcccctcaTATGTAGGTTGCTACGCTCCACTCCTCTCGGAGAAAACCTTCGTCGATGAGTACGGGggtaaagaagaagcgaagCAAAAGGTCGAGATGCCCATGGTGCACTGTTATTGTTTCACTAAGGAAATTGAAACTGACAAGGCAGAGATAGACATTTTACAG CGAGCATCCATTAACCTGTCTTTCAACCTCACCCCTCAAGTCGAGGATTATAACCTTCATCACGTTCGCTCTGTTGCCCCCAACAAAGACATGTACTGTCTGTCATTCAAATTACCCCGAGAAGTGGCTTTCAGACATAACGAAAATAAGCTGTCCTTATAG